The proteins below are encoded in one region of Paralysiella testudinis:
- a CDS encoding protein adenylyltransferase SelO, producing MTHTLPLQAPLLGTLPPVFYEAVRPTALQQPVAMAFNTSLAKVLGVAVDALDCPPNLLALSGSLKQYPQAPLATVYSGHQFGVYVPQLGDGRAILLGDSIDAVGRRWEWQLKGAGKTPYSRFADGRAVLRSSIREYLCSEAMHGLGIATTRALALTGSNDAVYRETAETAAVVTRIAPSFLRFGHFEYFYHRSRHEYIQPLADFLLRHHYPECATAEAPYLALFNAIVSRSAELVAGWQSVGFTHGVLNTDNMSLLGLSIDYGPFGFMDGFSQHYVPNHSDDGGRYAYKEQPYIFQWNLSCLASAFLPLVAEADLVRALDDFVPLYWHSYWRRMRAKLGLNTEVRDDEMLISGLLAAMHADRVDFTLMFRYLSEIDADDTAALPEKLIALWENRHALASWVARYRQRLRTENRDAVERKAAMDAVNPLYVLRNYLLEQAIVQARDLADYREIDRLQRCMADPFTERAEFADFAVLPPAWASEICLSCSS from the coding sequence ATGACACATACCTTGCCATTACAAGCCCCTTTATTGGGCACCTTGCCGCCGGTTTTTTATGAGGCCGTTCGCCCCACGGCTTTACAGCAGCCGGTGGCGATGGCGTTTAATACCAGCTTGGCCAAGGTCTTGGGCGTGGCTGTCGATGCACTGGATTGTCCGCCTAATCTGTTGGCGCTTTCAGGCAGCCTGAAACAGTATCCGCAAGCACCGTTGGCCACAGTGTATAGCGGCCATCAGTTTGGTGTGTATGTGCCGCAATTGGGCGATGGCCGTGCCATATTGTTGGGCGATTCGATTGATGCTGTAGGCCGACGTTGGGAATGGCAGCTTAAAGGGGCGGGCAAAACACCGTATTCGCGTTTTGCCGATGGCCGTGCGGTGTTGCGCTCCAGCATTCGCGAATATTTGTGCTCCGAAGCCATGCACGGGCTGGGTATTGCCACCACGCGCGCGCTGGCGTTAACGGGCAGCAACGATGCGGTTTATCGCGAAACCGCCGAAACTGCAGCGGTGGTAACCCGCATTGCGCCCAGTTTTTTGCGCTTCGGCCATTTTGAGTATTTTTATCACCGCAGTCGCCACGAATACATCCAACCCTTGGCAGACTTTTTGCTCCGCCATCATTATCCTGAATGCGCCACTGCCGAAGCGCCGTATTTGGCGCTGTTTAACGCCATTGTGAGCCGCAGTGCTGAGCTGGTGGCGGGCTGGCAAAGCGTGGGCTTTACCCACGGTGTGCTCAATACCGACAATATGTCTTTGCTGGGGCTGAGCATCGATTACGGCCCGTTTGGTTTTATGGACGGCTTTTCCCAGCATTATGTGCCCAATCATTCCGATGACGGCGGACGCTATGCCTATAAAGAGCAGCCGTATATCTTCCAGTGGAATTTGTCGTGCTTGGCGTCGGCGTTTTTGCCGCTGGTGGCCGAAGCGGATTTGGTGCGTGCGCTGGATGATTTTGTGCCGTTGTATTGGCACAGCTATTGGCGGCGGATGCGAGCCAAATTGGGATTGAATACCGAAGTGCGTGACGATGAAATGCTGATTAGCGGCTTGCTTGCCGCCATGCATGCCGACCGGGTGGATTTCACTTTGATGTTCCGCTATTTAAGCGAGATTGATGCCGACGACACCGCTGCGCTGCCGGAAAAACTCATTGCTTTATGGGAGAACCGCCATGCGTTGGCGAGCTGGGTGGCGCGTTATCGCCAGCGTTTGCGCACCGAAAACCGCGATGCAGTCGAACGCAAGGCGGCGATGGATGCGGTAAATCCGCTGTATGTGTTGCGTAATTATTTGTTGGAACAAGCGATTGTGCAGGCGCGCGACTTGGCCGACTACCGTGAAATTGACCGTTTGCAACGCTGTATGGCCGATCCTTTCACCGAGCGGGCGGAATTTGCCGATTTTGCTGTGCTGCCACCGGCTTGGGCGAGTGAAATTTGTTTGAGCTGTTCTAGCTAA
- a CDS encoding IS1595 family transposase, which translates to MPIKNRYQKFSKISEPKFRQIIRYFALDLTASDTARLTGISVRSINNLYLKLRVRLAQLAEHNAPLSGIVEMDESYFGAKRIRGKRGRGAGGKTIVFGILKRGETVYTEIVPNAAKATLLKVIRGHLDVQSIINTDGWRAYDGLVDVGYEKHFRVHHGNNEFARGNQHINGIESFWSYAKGRLAKFKGVAKHTFYLHLKETEFRFNHRHQNVYKTLLKMLREKPLA; encoded by the coding sequence ATGCCTATAAAAAATAGATACCAAAAGTTCAGCAAAATCTCTGAACCGAAATTCCGTCAAATCATCCGCTACTTCGCACTTGATTTGACCGCTTCTGATACTGCCCGTTTGACCGGTATTAGTGTGCGCAGCATCAACAACCTATATCTTAAACTGCGTGTTCGTTTAGCGCAGTTGGCTGAGCATAATGCGCCTTTATCCGGCATCGTCGAAATGGATGAGTCTTATTTCGGTGCCAAACGCATACGCGGTAAACGTGGGCGTGGCGCAGGTGGTAAAACCATTGTGTTCGGTATTCTCAAACGAGGTGAGACTGTTTATACCGAAATTGTACCCAATGCCGCCAAAGCTACGCTGTTAAAGGTCATTCGCGGACATCTTGATGTGCAAAGCATCATCAATACCGATGGTTGGCGTGCCTATGATGGCTTGGTTGATGTCGGCTACGAAAAACACTTTCGGGTGCACCATGGCAACAACGAGTTTGCCCGTGGCAATCAGCATATCAATGGGATAGAATCCTTTTGGAGCTATGCCAAAGGGCGTTTGGCAAAGTTTAAAGGTGTTGCCAAACACACTTTTTACTTACACTTGAAAGAAACAGAGTTCCGTTTCAATCACCGCCATCAAAACGTGTATAAGACTTTATTAAAAATGCTTAGAGAAAAACCTCTAGCGTGA